From the genome of Virgibacillus siamensis, one region includes:
- a CDS encoding o-succinylbenzoate--CoA ligase, with amino-acid sequence MSETIPHWLTKQAELSPGKTAIECEDGSLISFRELKNRSQHFARKIASVGVTADSRVGILSANHVDMVIAIHAISYLGAVAVMLNMRLTARELNYQIQDAGVETVLVKEQGPTLDVPVYSFSEIKKLDETEITLRNELKLDDLFTIIYTSGTTGFPKGVMHTYGNHWWSAVGSMLNFGLNSEDKWLAVLPIFHVGGLSIFLRSVIYGIPAYLMETFDERKVHEAIMTKHVTIASVVTVMLKRLVNVLEDASYPASFRSMLLGGGSAPKSLLEKAKEHRIPVFQSYGMTETSSQIVTLSPDNALDKLGSSGKPLFPARLKIVAADNGVGEIFVKGPMVTNGYYNNSDATQNSFHDGWLSTGDLGYVDEDGFLFVVDRRKDLIISGGENIYPSEIESVLAMLESIQEAAVVGKESEEWGQVPIAFVVKKDEITKEKILEYAQQHLAKYKLPRKIIFVDQLPRNASNKIVRGKLSEFLVD; translated from the coding sequence ATGTCTGAAACAATTCCGCATTGGCTGACAAAGCAGGCAGAGCTTTCCCCCGGGAAAACTGCGATTGAATGTGAAGATGGATCGCTGATTTCATTCCGGGAGCTGAAAAACAGAAGTCAGCATTTTGCCAGAAAAATTGCAAGTGTTGGTGTTACAGCTGATTCACGTGTAGGCATACTCTCAGCTAATCACGTTGACATGGTCATTGCCATTCACGCAATCAGCTATCTTGGGGCGGTTGCTGTGATGTTGAATATGCGTCTTACTGCCAGAGAATTAAACTATCAGATTCAAGATGCAGGCGTTGAAACGGTACTTGTCAAAGAACAGGGACCAACCTTGGATGTTCCTGTATATTCATTTTCCGAAATAAAGAAACTGGATGAAACGGAGATCACGCTCCGCAATGAATTAAAATTGGATGATTTATTTACAATCATTTATACATCCGGTACAACCGGTTTTCCGAAAGGCGTTATGCATACTTATGGAAATCATTGGTGGAGTGCAGTTGGTTCCATGCTTAATTTTGGTCTGAACAGTGAAGATAAATGGCTCGCTGTCCTGCCAATTTTTCATGTTGGCGGCTTGTCCATCTTTTTGCGAAGTGTGATTTATGGAATTCCGGCCTATTTGATGGAGACATTCGATGAAAGAAAGGTACATGAAGCGATTATGACGAAGCATGTTACCATAGCCTCTGTTGTAACGGTCATGCTGAAGAGGCTCGTGAATGTACTGGAGGATGCCAGCTATCCGGCCAGTTTCAGAAGCATGCTTCTTGGAGGAGGTTCCGCGCCAAAATCGCTGCTTGAGAAGGCAAAGGAACACCGGATTCCGGTTTTTCAATCATATGGCATGACGGAAACTTCATCACAAATTGTTACGTTAAGTCCCGACAATGCCTTAGATAAATTGGGGTCATCCGGAAAACCGCTTTTTCCCGCCCGCTTAAAAATCGTTGCGGCTGACAATGGGGTTGGTGAGATTTTTGTCAAAGGTCCAATGGTCACGAATGGATATTATAATAATTCCGATGCGACACAAAACTCCTTTCACGACGGGTGGTTATCTACCGGTGATCTTGGTTATGTCGATGAAGATGGTTTTCTTTTTGTGGTGGACCGTCGAAAAGATTTAATCATTTCCGGCGGAGAGAATATATATCCAAGTGAGATTGAATCCGTCCTGGCCATGCTTGAATCAATTCAGGAAGCAGCTGTAGTTGGCAAAGAAAGCGAAGAATGGGGACAGGTTCCGATTGCCTTTGTTGTGAAAAAGGACGAGATCACCAAGGAAAAAATTCTGGAATATGCGCAACAACATCTTGCCAAATATAAGCTTCCAAGGAAGATTATTTTTGTGGATCAACTGCCGCGCAATGCGTCCAATAAAATTGTCAGAGGTAAATTGTCGGAATTTCTTGTCGATTAA
- a CDS encoding ECF transporter S component — MKTAGVQSSKLLRLIILALLGTISLLLFFLNFPLPFLPPYLKIDFSEVPALIAALIFSPMAGVLVEAIKNILYLIVSGAGDPIGVTANFLAGVMFIVPVAVLYHKYKGVKSIISGLASGTIIMAIGMSVLNYLIILPAYAWFMGWEDMSSGAKWAAVSLGVLPFNVIKGIIVGMLFVPLFLKMRTWIEQKQSNLAA, encoded by the coding sequence ATGAAAACTGCAGGTGTGCAGTCATCAAAATTGTTAAGGCTTATTATTTTGGCGTTACTCGGAACGATATCATTGCTATTATTTTTCCTGAATTTCCCGTTACCGTTTCTGCCGCCGTATTTGAAGATTGATTTTAGTGAGGTACCGGCATTAATCGCTGCATTAATTTTTTCACCAATGGCAGGAGTGCTTGTAGAAGCTATTAAAAATATTCTTTATCTGATTGTATCAGGTGCAGGCGATCCAATTGGTGTCACAGCAAACTTCTTGGCAGGAGTAATGTTTATTGTACCGGTTGCTGTACTGTATCATAAATACAAAGGTGTTAAAAGCATCATTTCCGGGCTTGCCTCTGGAACGATTATTATGGCGATTGGCATGAGCGTTCTCAACTATCTCATTATTCTTCCGGCATATGCCTGGTTTATGGGGTGGGAAGATATGAGCAGCGGTGCTAAATGGGCTGCCGTTTCGCTTGGTGTACTGCCATTTAACGTGATTAAAGGCATCATTGTAGGCATGCTGTTTGTACCGCTATTTCTGAAGATGAGAACATGGATTGAGCAAAAACAATCGAATCTTGCAGCATAA
- a CDS encoding isochorismate synthase gives MIEIKEELLESKLAEAIHKIDSNRTKLISITRKINAVEPLHFFENAKQLTKDRTFWSSTADQFYIVGVGKSYTISAEANRFQQTEKLWESLLQDAIIDNPFQVPGTGLLSLGGMSFDPDIRKSRLWEKFGHSLFTVPEYMLTVNESGYFLTVNVQADERSNPGKLADSIKQHESLLLNPCESSFPDEPVIEWQEEIAPRDWMDTVKLATETINQGDADKIVLARELRVKLKHSAGISAVLDNLIYTQSNSYIFAFEQDGDCFVGATPERLAKVEGSHVLSTCLAGTAPRGETSSEDNQIAKNLLDDEKNRSEHEFVVSMIKHAMEHYCTDIKIPDAPVIYPLKNLQHLFTPVTAKLSAGYSIFDIIGKLHPTPALGGVPRKESIEFIREHEQLDRGWYGAPIGWLDSNGNGEFAVAIRSGLIQGDEVSLFAGCGVVKDSDPMAEYEETAIKFTPMLSVLGG, from the coding sequence ATGATTGAAATAAAAGAGGAATTGCTTGAGAGCAAGCTTGCCGAGGCAATTCATAAAATAGACAGTAACCGTACGAAACTTATCAGCATTACACGAAAAATAAATGCTGTTGAGCCGCTTCACTTTTTTGAGAATGCCAAACAGCTCACAAAGGATCGTACATTTTGGTCCAGTACTGCTGACCAGTTTTATATTGTTGGCGTTGGCAAGTCCTATACAATCAGCGCGGAAGCGAATCGATTCCAGCAGACGGAAAAATTGTGGGAAAGCTTGTTGCAGGATGCAATTATTGATAATCCTTTCCAGGTGCCTGGAACTGGTTTGCTTTCATTGGGCGGTATGTCGTTTGACCCCGACATCCGTAAATCACGTTTGTGGGAAAAATTCGGTCATAGTTTGTTTACTGTTCCCGAATATATGTTAACAGTAAATGAATCGGGTTATTTTTTAACGGTAAATGTACAGGCTGATGAAAGGTCAAATCCCGGAAAATTGGCTGATTCAATTAAACAACATGAATCATTATTACTAAATCCGTGTGAATCTTCATTCCCGGATGAACCGGTAATTGAATGGCAGGAGGAAATTGCGCCGCGGGATTGGATGGATACCGTCAAACTGGCAACTGAGACGATTAACCAGGGAGATGCGGATAAAATTGTCCTTGCAAGAGAATTGCGTGTGAAATTGAAACATTCGGCAGGCATTTCCGCTGTGCTGGATAACCTCATCTATACACAGTCAAACAGTTATATTTTTGCTTTTGAACAGGATGGGGACTGTTTTGTTGGAGCTACACCCGAAAGACTTGCCAAGGTGGAGGGGAGTCACGTTTTGTCAACTTGCCTGGCAGGAACAGCTCCGCGCGGGGAAACCTCTTCTGAAGACAATCAGATTGCTAAAAATTTGCTTGACGATGAGAAAAACCGAAGCGAACATGAGTTTGTTGTCAGTATGATTAAGCATGCAATGGAACATTATTGCACAGACATTAAGATACCGGATGCGCCGGTTATTTATCCATTAAAAAACTTACAGCACTTGTTTACTCCAGTCACAGCAAAATTAAGTGCTGGATACAGTATTTTTGATATTATTGGAAAGCTGCATCCGACACCAGCATTAGGCGGGGTGCCTCGCAAGGAGTCAATTGAATTTATCCGGGAACATGAACAGCTGGACAGAGGCTGGTATGGAGCACCAATCGGTTGGCTTGACAGCAATGGAAATGGTGAATTTGCAGTCGCTATTCGTTCAGGGCTAATCCAGGGTGATGAGGTGTCCCTGTTTGCCGGCTGTGGTGTCGTAAAAGATTCGGATCCAATGGCTGAATATGAAGAAACTGCAATCAAATTTACACCAATGTTGTCCGTTTTAGGAGGCTAA
- the menH gene encoding 2-succinyl-6-hydroxy-2,4-cyclohexadiene-1-carboxylate synthase has product MYFTRNGTSYWYEIEGEGKPVVLLHGFTGDSGTWSRFVSEWKHEFKLLVIDLPGHGKTVSERSVTMEACCADLAGLFAELGLHQVHILGYSMGGRTALSFAMLHPEKVSSMTLESTSPGLNDEKERTARVNRDEQLAKRLERDGIVAFVDFWENIPLFQTQKKLPEMIRQSIRDERLSQSAAGLAMSLRSMGTGIQPSWWDRLEELKLPVLLIAGAYDNKFVGINKIMVNHMPEADLMVVEKAGHAIHVEQPQFFGKIVIEFLQSIS; this is encoded by the coding sequence GTGTATTTTACAAGAAATGGCACATCCTATTGGTATGAAATAGAAGGTGAAGGAAAGCCGGTCGTTCTTTTACATGGATTTACGGGAGATTCCGGAACATGGTCAAGATTTGTCAGTGAATGGAAACATGAATTCAAACTGTTAGTCATTGATTTGCCGGGACATGGAAAAACGGTTTCCGAAAGGTCTGTGACGATGGAAGCATGCTGTGCCGATCTTGCCGGCTTGTTCGCTGAGCTTGGTCTGCACCAGGTACATATACTTGGTTATTCAATGGGCGGCCGAACTGCTTTGTCATTTGCAATGCTTCATCCGGAAAAGGTTTCCTCCATGACACTGGAGAGTACCTCTCCCGGACTTAATGACGAGAAAGAACGAACTGCCCGTGTGAACCGCGACGAACAGCTTGCAAAACGGTTGGAGCGGGATGGTATTGTTGCATTTGTTGATTTTTGGGAAAATATTCCCTTGTTTCAAACCCAAAAAAAGCTGCCGGAAATGATTCGGCAATCGATCCGGGATGAACGGCTATCCCAGTCAGCTGCAGGATTGGCGATGTCACTCCGCTCGATGGGGACAGGAATCCAGCCATCATGGTGGGACAGGCTGGAAGAACTGAAACTTCCGGTTTTATTGATTGCGGGAGCATATGATAATAAGTTTGTCGGAATCAATAAAATCATGGTAAATCACATGCCGGAAGCGGATTTGATGGTTGTTGAAAAAGCAGGACATGCAATTCACGTGGAACAACCGCAGTTTTTTGGTAAAATAGTAATTGAGTTCTTACAGTCCATTAGTTAA
- the menD gene encoding 2-succinyl-5-enolpyruvyl-6-hydroxy-3-cyclohexene-1-carboxylic-acid synthase translates to MNHTEKLSRYIANFTDELVKSGLTDVVISPGSRSTPLAMTLSEHPEMSQWVILDERSAAFFALGMAKKKKRPVAIVCTSGTAAANYFPAIVEAYYSRVPLVVLTSDRPHELRDVGAPQSIGQLKLFGDYAKWFHEMALPEAGDAMLHYVRSKASRAVYTANAGNAGPVHLNFPLREPLVPDFTLENLWGDSPEHAYYPMYAGSRQLSDEQVEQLSGQISRLSKGLIVCGPQTDRAFAEAAVRFATAWKLPILADPLSQLRAGNHAKDVIIEGYDAILRNETIRNKLKPDYIIRFGAMPVSKPYLFFVKEHGEVPQFIVEQEEGYREPAGNRSAFIYADPAELCNRLAEKTNMSDGEWLRKWQSMNDTAKCYLLKQEDDLTEGSTVRIMAETIPDGGNLYVGNSMAIRDVDTFFETTSKSVHIMGNRGANGIDGMVSSGLGAAASSGPTVLLLGDLSFFHDSNGLLAAKQYHLNITILLINNDGGGIFSFLPQNNHKQHFEALFGTPMNVDFSHLVNMYGGNYVNVRTIGELKNALDDSYQYNGLSVIEVKTDRTGNMQWHREKWDAITNDLLNVKE, encoded by the coding sequence ATGAATCATACCGAAAAACTATCACGATATATCGCCAATTTTACAGATGAACTTGTCAAGAGCGGACTGACGGATGTTGTTATTTCACCAGGATCACGTTCCACACCGCTTGCAATGACACTAAGTGAACATCCGGAAATGTCACAATGGGTGATTCTCGATGAACGCTCAGCTGCCTTTTTTGCGTTGGGAATGGCGAAAAAGAAAAAACGTCCGGTAGCGATTGTTTGTACATCCGGAACAGCTGCAGCTAATTATTTTCCAGCAATCGTTGAAGCATATTACAGTAGGGTACCGCTTGTCGTACTGACATCTGATCGACCGCATGAATTAAGAGATGTCGGGGCGCCACAATCAATTGGTCAGCTGAAACTGTTCGGTGATTATGCAAAATGGTTTCATGAAATGGCACTGCCGGAAGCAGGTGATGCCATGCTTCATTACGTCCGCAGCAAAGCATCTCGTGCAGTATATACAGCGAATGCGGGAAATGCCGGTCCAGTACATTTAAATTTTCCACTCCGCGAACCATTAGTTCCGGATTTCACCCTGGAAAATTTGTGGGGAGATTCGCCGGAACACGCATACTATCCTATGTATGCAGGTTCCAGACAATTAAGCGATGAACAGGTCGAGCAGCTGTCGGGACAGATCAGCCGGCTGTCAAAAGGATTGATTGTTTGCGGTCCACAGACAGATAGAGCATTTGCGGAAGCTGCAGTAAGATTTGCAACTGCCTGGAAATTGCCGATTTTAGCGGATCCTCTTTCACAGCTTCGCGCGGGAAACCATGCTAAAGATGTTATCATTGAAGGTTATGATGCCATATTGCGGAATGAGACAATCCGTAACAAATTAAAACCGGATTATATTATCCGGTTTGGTGCGATGCCGGTTTCTAAGCCTTATCTGTTTTTTGTGAAGGAACATGGTGAAGTGCCGCAATTTATTGTGGAACAAGAAGAAGGTTACCGTGAACCTGCTGGAAACAGATCAGCATTTATTTATGCGGATCCTGCTGAATTGTGCAACCGGCTCGCGGAAAAAACGAATATGTCCGATGGGGAATGGCTAAGAAAGTGGCAGTCTATGAATGACACCGCTAAGTGCTATCTTCTGAAACAGGAAGATGACTTGACTGAAGGAAGTACTGTCCGCATTATGGCAGAAACGATACCGGATGGCGGAAATCTGTATGTTGGGAACAGTATGGCCATTCGTGATGTCGATACCTTTTTTGAAACTACTTCAAAATCTGTTCATATCATGGGAAATCGTGGCGCGAATGGGATTGATGGAATGGTATCAAGCGGGTTGGGTGCAGCTGCCTCCAGTGGGCCGACCGTTTTATTACTTGGTGATTTATCCTTTTTTCACGATTCGAATGGGCTGTTGGCAGCAAAGCAATACCATTTAAACATTACGATTTTATTAATCAATAATGATGGCGGGGGAATCTTTTCATTCCTACCGCAAAACAATCACAAGCAACATTTTGAAGCATTGTTCGGGACGCCGATGAATGTTGATTTCAGTCATCTTGTTAACATGTACGGCGGGAATTACGTAAATGTCCGTACAATTGGTGAATTAAAAAACGCGCTCGATGACAGCTATCAATACAATGGACTTTCAGTAATTGAAGTGAAGACAGATCGTACGGGAAACATGCAATGGCACCGTGAAAAATGGGATGCCATTACAAATGATTTGCTCAATGTAAAGGAATGA
- a CDS encoding 1,4-dihydroxy-2-naphthoate polyprenyltransferase, whose amino-acid sequence MSTANHTSIKQALNEKSGFQIWWRLLRPHTLTASFVPVFIGTMFATLEHTLHIGLFIAMLVASMLIQAATNMFNEYYDFKRGLDNDQSVGIGGTIVRDGVKPKTVLNLALIFFGISILLGIYICISSSWWIAVIGSVCMLFGYLYTGGPLPIAYTPLGEIFSGFLMGTVIICISYYIQAMEFSASVIWVSLPIAIFIGGIMMSNNIRDLDGDKENGRKTLAILLGRKKAIVFLAIMFTLSFVLTAVYIFTGLLPLWSIISFISVILAIDVIKKFRGKTKPLEMLPAMVATGKTNTIYGLLLGISLLISNFG is encoded by the coding sequence GTGAGTACAGCAAATCATACATCAATAAAACAAGCATTAAATGAAAAAAGCGGATTTCAAATTTGGTGGCGCCTGCTCCGGCCGCATACATTAACGGCTTCATTTGTCCCGGTCTTCATCGGAACCATGTTCGCTACCCTGGAGCACACGCTTCATATCGGATTATTTATTGCCATGCTCGTTGCATCCATGCTCATTCAGGCTGCAACAAATATGTTCAATGAATATTACGATTTCAAACGCGGTCTCGATAATGACCAGTCAGTTGGCATTGGCGGGACAATTGTGCGGGATGGTGTCAAACCGAAAACGGTATTGAACCTGGCACTTATTTTCTTTGGTATTTCCATTCTGCTTGGTATTTATATTTGCATTTCATCGAGCTGGTGGATTGCCGTAATCGGCTCCGTATGCATGTTGTTTGGTTACTTGTATACCGGCGGGCCGCTTCCCATTGCCTACACGCCATTGGGAGAAATTTTTTCCGGCTTTTTAATGGGAACAGTCATCATCTGCATCAGCTATTACATTCAGGCAATGGAATTTTCTGCTTCGGTCATTTGGGTATCCTTGCCGATTGCCATCTTCATTGGCGGCATCATGATGTCCAATAACATCCGCGACCTTGACGGAGATAAAGAAAACGGCCGTAAGACACTAGCAATCCTGCTTGGCAGAAAAAAAGCAATCGTCTTTTTGGCAATAATGTTTACACTCTCATTTGTATTAACAGCTGTTTATATTTTTACGGGACTGCTTCCATTATGGTCCATTATTTCCTTTATAAGTGTTATTCTCGCAATTGACGTCATCAAGAAATTCCGCGGCAAAACGAAACCGCTGGAAATGCTTCCTGCCATGGTTGCAACCGGTAAAACCAATACAATTTACGGACTTCTTTTAGGAATATCATTATTGATCAGCAATTTCGGTTAA
- a CDS encoding hotdog fold thioesterase encodes MNVSNTLIETLGIETVKMEKDEVIMTMPVDHRTHQPVGYLHGGASVALAETAASMGSMLNVDLEKYLVFGIEINANHIKSKRDGVVTATATPTHIGKTTMVWEIKITDEADRLICISRCTVGVVPKK; translated from the coding sequence TTGAATGTATCCAATACGCTAATCGAAACACTTGGAATTGAAACAGTAAAAATGGAAAAAGATGAAGTCATTATGACCATGCCTGTCGATCACCGGACACATCAACCAGTCGGATACCTGCATGGAGGCGCAAGTGTAGCACTAGCCGAAACTGCTGCCAGCATGGGCTCCATGTTAAATGTGGATTTGGAAAAATATCTTGTATTCGGGATTGAAATTAACGCAAATCATATTAAAAGCAAACGTGATGGCGTCGTTACCGCAACAGCAACTCCAACACACATTGGTAAAACAACGATGGTATGGGAAATAAAAATCACGGACGAAGCGGACCGCCTTATTTGCATATCACGGTGCACTGTAGGAGTCGTCCCGAAAAAATAA
- the menB gene encoding 1,4-dihydroxy-2-naphthoyl-CoA synthase: MTVQWEEAKKYEEIIYEKYDGVAKITMNRPRVHNAFTPLTVNEMIDAFSDARDDSSIGVVILAGAGDKAFCSGGDQTVRGHGGYVGSDQVPRLNVLDLQRLIRTIPKPVIAMVSGYAIGGGHVLHVVCDLTIAADNAIFGQTGPKVGSFDAGYGAGLLARMVGHKRAREIWYLCRQYNAEEAYEMGMVNKVVPLEQLEEETLQWCSEMLEKSPTALRFLKGSINADVDGWAGLQQMGGDATLLYYTTDEAKEGRDAFKEKRKPDWKKFPRFP; this comes from the coding sequence ATGACTGTACAATGGGAAGAAGCAAAGAAATATGAAGAAATTATTTATGAAAAATATGATGGTGTTGCGAAGATAACGATGAACCGCCCCCGTGTTCATAATGCATTTACTCCGCTTACGGTGAATGAGATGATTGATGCATTTTCGGATGCCCGTGATGATTCATCCATCGGTGTCGTTATTCTTGCAGGTGCAGGGGACAAAGCATTTTGTTCCGGCGGGGACCAGACTGTTCGCGGACATGGTGGATATGTTGGCAGTGACCAGGTTCCACGCCTGAATGTTCTTGATTTGCAGCGTTTGATCAGAACAATTCCAAAACCTGTGATAGCAATGGTATCCGGGTATGCAATTGGCGGCGGTCACGTGCTGCATGTTGTTTGTGACCTGACGATTGCAGCCGACAATGCCATCTTCGGTCAAACCGGTCCAAAGGTTGGCAGCTTTGATGCGGGGTATGGTGCCGGACTGCTTGCACGAATGGTTGGTCATAAACGTGCCCGTGAAATCTGGTATCTATGCCGTCAATATAATGCTGAAGAAGCATATGAAATGGGCATGGTCAATAAAGTTGTGCCATTGGAACAACTGGAAGAAGAAACATTACAATGGTGTAGTGAAATGCTGGAGAAATCTCCAACAGCCTTGCGCTTCCTGAAAGGATCAATTAACGCGGATGTTGATGGATGGGCCGGACTGCAGCAAATGGGTGGAGACGCTACATTGTTGTATTATACGACCGATGAAGCAAAAGAAGGCAGAGATGCATTTAAAGAAAAAAGAAAACCGGATTGGAAAAAGTTCCCGCGTTTTCCGTGA
- a CDS encoding mechanosensitive ion channel, protein MNFMDQYLSSGFMQGLQNFVIAIIALLLGWLVAKMIANAIEKALGKTNLDEKLFNKFRTSDKPLNSNRVVGKVVYYILLIIVFIIFFNLLNLNMIANPLSDLISTFFAFIPTVLKAGLILLLAFAIATVVQWLVVTGGKKVNLEKVFSKLKISASEEDADNALETVGKVAFYLILLLFIPGVLDALSIQGVSEPFSGLLATLLAFIPKLIAAALIFFVGWFVAKIIKGIVVNLLKAAGSEGIVIKLKMQKLFEGTSLAAFVGNLVFILIMIPITIAALEKLELTGITDPAISMLNDIMNMIPNILIAAALILVGVWLGKFIGGFVTGLLQRLGFDGLAAKIQIGNKDAFDSKMKPSALVGYIVQVLIVFFLAVQALTLIKLEFLVDIASAITAYLPNVLAAVLVLGVALIIAGIVETILVNLLAGPASKVLAAFAKYAIIVLAVFMALSQLGIATSIVTTAFTLILGGLALAFGLAFGLGGKEFASKHLARFDQTIEETKIKDKNQEDNL, encoded by the coding sequence ATGAACTTTATGGATCAGTATCTATCTTCAGGCTTCATGCAAGGATTGCAGAATTTTGTTATTGCAATCATTGCATTACTGCTAGGATGGCTGGTTGCCAAAATGATTGCAAACGCGATTGAGAAAGCGCTTGGAAAAACAAATTTGGACGAGAAACTGTTCAACAAATTCCGAACGAGTGATAAACCTTTAAACTCCAATCGGGTAGTTGGAAAAGTGGTTTATTACATATTGCTGATCATTGTGTTTATCATTTTCTTTAATTTGTTAAACCTTAATATGATCGCAAATCCATTATCTGATTTAATTTCTACTTTCTTTGCCTTTATTCCGACTGTTCTTAAGGCAGGACTGATTCTGCTGCTTGCATTTGCAATTGCTACAGTTGTTCAGTGGCTGGTAGTTACCGGAGGAAAAAAGGTAAATCTGGAGAAAGTATTCTCCAAACTGAAAATTTCTGCAAGTGAAGAGGATGCCGATAATGCACTGGAAACAGTCGGAAAGGTAGCATTTTATCTGATTCTGCTTCTGTTCATTCCTGGTGTGCTTGACGCACTGAGTATTCAAGGAGTATCAGAACCATTCAGCGGATTGCTGGCAACACTGCTTGCCTTTATTCCAAAATTAATAGCTGCTGCGCTGATTTTCTTCGTTGGTTGGTTCGTAGCCAAGATTATTAAAGGAATTGTTGTTAATCTGCTTAAAGCAGCAGGTTCTGAAGGCATCGTCATTAAGTTAAAAATGCAAAAACTGTTTGAAGGAACCAGTCTTGCTGCGTTTGTTGGAAATCTTGTATTCATTTTAATCATGATTCCAATTACGATTGCAGCATTGGAAAAGCTTGAACTTACCGGAATTACGGATCCGGCAATTTCTATGCTGAATGACATTATGAATATGATCCCGAATATTCTGATTGCAGCCGCACTGATTCTGGTGGGCGTATGGCTTGGTAAATTTATCGGCGGATTTGTAACTGGTTTATTGCAGCGTCTTGGTTTTGACGGACTGGCAGCCAAAATACAGATTGGCAATAAAGATGCATTTGACTCCAAAATGAAGCCGTCGGCACTTGTCGGGTATATTGTTCAAGTCCTGATTGTCTTTTTCCTTGCAGTACAGGCTTTAACATTGATTAAGCTGGAATTTCTGGTTGATATTGCATCAGCCATAACCGCTTATTTACCAAATGTACTTGCTGCAGTACTTGTTCTTGGTGTTGCTTTAATTATTGCGGGTATTGTTGAGACCATTCTCGTTAATTTACTGGCTGGACCGGCAAGCAAAGTCCTTGCTGCATTTGCCAAATATGCGATTATCGTATTAGCTGTATTTATGGCATTGTCACAGCTTGGCATTGCTACATCAATCGTAACCACAGCATTTACGCTAATTCTCGGCGGGTTGGCGCTGGCATTTGGACTTGCGTTCGGTCTTGGCGGAAAAGAATTTGCGAGCAAGCATTTAGCAAGGTTTGATCAAACAATAGAAGAAACCAAAATAAAAGATAAAAATCAGGAAGATAACCTCTAA